From a single Natronorubrum tibetense GA33 genomic region:
- a CDS encoding hydantoinase B/oxoprolinase family protein, with protein MTDNPNETEQAAATDDEHAETTAADVLRERDIDPVTMQVIGGELDTIAQEMGYKLIRSSYSSIIRESEDMGAGIFTTDCRELCESDSTPMHVGSLIGYLDGMYKTFEERGVDREDVINEGDVFIHNHPHYGASHSPDIAVAVPIFYEGEHIAWAANTAHHLDIGSATPGLAIDLEDMYAEGSLFRATKVYEEGERVDGIWDFIEDNVRTPREVIGDLQAQISSCNVGKDRYLDLVEKYGLEEIQHAGEALMDYAEALLRNEIRTIPDGTYYAEDYLDDDGRNRDVPLKIAVEVTVDGSDITVDMSESADQTPTGYNIPFHGSTDVCIYFTIRSLLMDTFVRDEYLPQNSGTFAPVHPKARPGCMFNPTPPTSAFARINQVDKMSDLIIKALADAIPERVCAGTCGQVYFVSYGGTNDAGEYWVYLEVNEGSYGGRPGADGLDAVDALVHNTKNRPVEDIELSHPMRLERYGLREDGHGAGRTRGGHGIVRESRFLTDAVMTMEGDGNSYRPHGLFGGGEGTHGDLKHIKADGEVLDLHSKESGYKFEADDRVLIKTASGGGYGDPHERPADTVYEDYLDGLVSATDAREEYGVVIEDGTLDTAATAELRDE; from the coding sequence ATGACTGACAACCCCAACGAAACGGAGCAGGCGGCAGCAACGGACGACGAACACGCGGAGACGACGGCGGCGGACGTCCTCCGCGAACGAGACATCGATCCGGTGACGATGCAGGTCATCGGCGGCGAACTCGACACGATCGCCCAGGAGATGGGGTACAAACTCATCCGCTCGTCGTACTCCTCGATCATCCGCGAGAGCGAGGATATGGGCGCAGGGATCTTCACCACCGACTGTCGCGAACTGTGTGAGAGCGACTCCACGCCGATGCACGTCGGCTCGCTCATCGGCTATCTCGACGGCATGTACAAAACGTTCGAGGAGCGCGGTGTCGATCGCGAGGACGTGATCAACGAGGGCGATGTCTTCATTCACAACCACCCCCACTACGGCGCGAGCCACTCGCCGGACATCGCCGTCGCGGTGCCGATCTTCTACGAAGGAGAACACATTGCCTGGGCGGCGAACACTGCCCACCACCTCGACATCGGCTCGGCGACGCCCGGCCTCGCGATCGACCTCGAGGACATGTACGCGGAGGGAAGCCTGTTCCGAGCGACGAAGGTGTACGAGGAGGGCGAACGGGTCGACGGCATCTGGGATTTCATCGAGGACAACGTTCGAACTCCCCGAGAGGTCATCGGCGACCTGCAGGCCCAGATCTCGTCCTGTAACGTCGGTAAGGATCGCTACCTCGACCTCGTCGAGAAGTACGGACTCGAAGAGATCCAACACGCGGGCGAGGCGCTCATGGACTACGCCGAGGCGCTGTTGCGCAACGAGATTCGGACGATCCCCGACGGCACCTACTACGCCGAGGACTACCTCGACGACGACGGCCGCAACCGAGACGTACCGCTAAAAATCGCCGTCGAGGTGACCGTCGACGGCAGCGACATCACCGTCGACATGAGCGAGTCCGCCGATCAGACGCCGACGGGCTACAACATCCCGTTCCACGGCTCGACGGACGTCTGCATCTACTTCACGATCCGGTCGCTGCTGATGGACACGTTCGTCCGCGACGAGTACCTGCCACAGAACTCGGGGACGTTCGCGCCGGTCCACCCGAAGGCCCGACCGGGCTGTATGTTCAACCCGACGCCGCCCACGTCGGCGTTCGCCCGCATCAACCAGGTCGACAAGATGAGCGACCTCATCATCAAGGCGCTCGCCGATGCGATCCCCGAGCGGGTCTGTGCGGGCACCTGCGGCCAGGTGTACTTCGTGAGCTACGGCGGGACGAACGACGCGGGCGAGTACTGGGTCTACCTCGAGGTGAACGAGGGCTCCTACGGCGGCCGACCCGGTGCGGACGGGCTCGACGCGGTCGACGCGCTCGTGCATAACACGAAAAACCGGCCCGTCGAAGACATCGAACTCTCGCATCCGATGCGACTCGAGCGCTACGGGCTCCGCGAGGACGGCCACGGTGCCGGACGGACCCGCGGCGGCCACGGCATCGTTCGGGAGTCGCGCTTCCTCACGGACGCCGTGATGACGATGGAAGGGGACGGAAACAGCTACCGGCCGCACGGACTGTTCGGCGGCGGCGAGGGGACCCACGGCGACCTCAAGCACATCAAAGCCGACGGCGAGGTGCTCGACCTCCACTCGAAGGAGTCCGGCTACAAGTTCGAGGCCGACGACCGCGTGCTCATCAAGACGGCGAGCGGCGGCGGCTACGGCGACCCCCACGAGCGGCCGGCTGACACCGTCTACGAGGACTATCTCGACGGCCTAGTATCGGCGACCGACGCCCGCGAGGAGTATGGCGTCGTCATCGAGGACGGCACGCTCGATACGGCGGCGACGGCGGAACTGCGCGACGAGTAG
- a CDS encoding amidase: MSESGLAEMRAQADRLGFDIPDSILEEILESATVGEEHATAAVRTSEGVGRRSEDEENALLAVFDEPQVRTDSGPLSGKTLAVKDNIAVADLEMTCGSAAYSVVPSFTAPAVDRLLEAGIELVGKANMEPFAMGPTGEFSDFGHVTNPLDPNIVAGGSSSGSAAAVAAGTVDLALGSDTGGSIRIPSACCGIVGVKPSHRLVPRYGFVDFAPSLDTIGPMTQDVSTAAAALAAMAGPDPRDPTSADRSLAFETADELEDVDGLTVGIPDTPFERSSDEIADVVRTVTDRLSTLGIETVPVELDLGDTEAAYLNIGAAEFSWLVSGNGVTRGQGTGYDETLRRAFESAREAGLGEHVARRILPPAFLDMTSGGASYAAAREEGLAFSARLEAAFGDVDALVTPTLRVRPPAVETVTTRADLLPILGNTAPFNIAGTPAVTVPVTSVDGLPVSAQAVAPQFEDDRALRVARALERVAD, translated from the coding sequence ATGAGCGAGTCCGGCCTTGCCGAGATGCGAGCCCAGGCCGACCGCCTCGGGTTCGACATTCCCGATTCGATCCTCGAGGAGATCCTCGAGTCGGCGACCGTCGGCGAGGAGCACGCGACGGCCGCCGTCCGGACGAGCGAGGGCGTCGGCCGCCGCTCAGAGGACGAGGAGAACGCGCTACTCGCCGTCTTCGACGAGCCGCAGGTCCGCACCGACTCGGGCCCGCTCTCGGGCAAAACGCTCGCGGTCAAGGACAACATCGCCGTCGCCGACCTCGAGATGACCTGCGGCTCCGCAGCCTACTCGGTGGTCCCGTCGTTCACCGCGCCAGCGGTCGACCGCCTCCTCGAGGCCGGAATCGAACTCGTCGGCAAGGCCAACATGGAGCCGTTCGCGATGGGGCCCACGGGCGAGTTCAGCGACTTCGGCCACGTCACAAATCCGCTCGACCCCAATATCGTCGCTGGCGGCTCCTCGAGCGGTAGCGCGGCGGCCGTCGCGGCTGGCACCGTCGATCTCGCACTCGGTTCCGATACGGGCGGCAGCATCCGCATTCCGTCGGCCTGCTGTGGCATCGTCGGCGTCAAACCGTCTCATCGGCTCGTGCCGCGGTACGGCTTCGTCGACTTCGCCCCCTCGCTGGACACGATCGGCCCGATGACGCAGGACGTCTCGACGGCCGCCGCCGCGCTCGCGGCGATGGCCGGCCCGGACCCCCGCGATCCGACCTCGGCCGATCGGTCGCTCGCGTTCGAGACGGCCGACGAACTCGAGGACGTCGACGGTCTGACCGTCGGCATCCCCGACACGCCGTTCGAGCGTTCCTCGGACGAGATTGCCGACGTCGTCCGGACGGTTACCGATCGGCTGTCGACGCTCGGAATCGAGACGGTACCCGTCGAACTCGACCTGGGTGACACCGAAGCGGCCTACCTGAACATCGGCGCGGCGGAGTTCTCCTGGCTCGTCTCCGGCAACGGCGTCACCAGAGGACAGGGGACGGGCTACGACGAAACTCTCCGCCGGGCGTTCGAGTCGGCTCGGGAGGCGGGGCTCGGTGAACACGTCGCGAGGCGCATCCTCCCGCCCGCGTTCCTCGACATGACCAGCGGCGGGGCCTCTTACGCCGCCGCTCGCGAGGAGGGGCTTGCCTTCTCCGCCCGACTCGAGGCGGCGTTCGGCGATGTCGACGCGCTCGTCACGCCGACGCTTCGCGTTCGGCCGCCGGCAGTTGAGACGGTCACGACTCGAGCGGATCTCCTTCCGATCCTCGGCAACACCGCTCCCTTCAACATCGCCGGCACGCCGGCCGTGACGGTTCCGGTGACATCGGTCGACGGCCTGCCGGTGAGCGCGCAGGCGGTCGCCCCACAGTTCGAGGACGACCGGGCGCTGCGCGTTGCGCGAGCACTCGAGCGCGTCGCAGACTGA
- a CDS encoding hydantoinase/oxoprolinase family protein: protein MTRAGIDIGGTFTDLIVFDEETGTIEITKTPSTPENSAKGVINGLTKAETDIADLDFFSHGSTVGTNALIERELPRTGLITTAGFRDVHEIRDATKEDVWDAYTDVADPYVTRRDRLEVTERIDYNGDVLTPLDEDDVREAARVFEKRGIDTIAISLVNAYVNGDHERRVQEIVETEHPGAFVCCSHEILPEMFEHERTSTTIVNAALVPVVREYLTDLARQLSERGYDNDVLAMHSGGGVMTTDAIAYYAARIANSGPTAGAIAGQYIAEQCGFDNAIGFDMGGTSVDVSLTYGGDIEMTDEWAVEYGYPIMFPSTDIETIGAGGGSIAWIDEGGSLRVGPRSQGADPGPACYMRGGDKPTITDANVLLGWVDPDKFLGGEMDATAGPSRDVIEREIAEPLDLGVTEAASAIEQIAIANMCNAVRLVSTSKGYDPRDFAIVAFGGAGPMHAAHVAEEMNIPNVIVPPYPGINSALGCLLVDVEHDLSKTFVANATEEVADDLAETLEEVEAEILDRLRAEEIEDDEIRLDHEVKMRYAGQWRSLAVPCSLPIESVEAIRERFHEEHERVYAYSDRDATVEIYGIRVTGRGVVEKPSFPEIESGDLEDAHLGTREVYFESAGEFVETDLYQRERLGAGETFSGPAIVEQMDSTVVVPPAAEVEVEATGNLIIEI, encoded by the coding sequence ATGACTCGAGCCGGTATCGATATCGGCGGGACGTTCACCGACCTCATCGTGTTCGACGAGGAGACCGGGACGATTGAGATTACGAAAACGCCGTCGACGCCGGAGAACTCCGCGAAGGGGGTGATCAACGGGTTGACCAAGGCGGAGACGGATATCGCCGACCTGGATTTCTTCTCGCACGGCTCGACCGTCGGGACCAACGCGCTGATCGAACGGGAGCTACCCCGGACGGGCCTGATAACGACGGCAGGGTTTCGCGACGTCCACGAGATCCGTGACGCAACCAAGGAGGACGTCTGGGACGCCTACACGGATGTCGCAGACCCCTACGTGACGAGGCGGGATCGACTCGAGGTGACGGAGCGAATCGACTACAACGGGGACGTCCTGACGCCGCTGGACGAAGACGACGTTCGCGAGGCCGCTCGAGTCTTCGAGAAACGAGGTATCGATACCATCGCGATCTCGCTGGTCAACGCCTACGTCAATGGCGATCACGAGCGTCGAGTCCAGGAAATCGTCGAAACAGAGCATCCCGGCGCGTTCGTCTGTTGTTCCCACGAGATCCTCCCCGAGATGTTCGAGCACGAGCGGACGAGCACGACGATCGTCAACGCGGCGCTGGTGCCCGTTGTCAGGGAGTACTTGACCGACCTTGCTCGACAGCTTTCCGAACGCGGCTACGACAACGACGTGCTCGCGATGCACTCCGGCGGGGGCGTGATGACCACGGACGCGATCGCCTACTACGCGGCCCGGATCGCCAACTCCGGGCCGACGGCGGGGGCGATCGCGGGGCAGTACATCGCCGAGCAGTGCGGGTTCGACAACGCGATCGGCTTCGACATGGGTGGCACCAGCGTCGACGTCTCGCTCACCTACGGCGGCGATATCGAGATGACCGACGAGTGGGCCGTCGAGTACGGCTATCCGATCATGTTTCCCTCGACGGACATCGAGACGATCGGTGCAGGCGGCGGCTCGATCGCCTGGATCGACGAAGGCGGCTCGCTCCGCGTCGGACCCCGAAGCCAGGGCGCGGACCCCGGCCCCGCCTGCTACATGCGCGGCGGGGACAAGCCGACGATCACCGACGCGAACGTGTTGCTGGGCTGGGTCGATCCCGACAAGTTCCTCGGCGGGGAGATGGACGCGACCGCCGGCCCGTCTCGAGACGTGATCGAACGCGAAATCGCGGAGCCGCTGGATCTCGGTGTCACCGAGGCGGCCTCCGCGATCGAGCAGATCGCCATCGCGAACATGTGCAACGCCGTCAGGCTCGTCTCGACGAGCAAGGGCTACGATCCCCGCGACTTCGCGATCGTCGCCTTTGGCGGCGCCGGACCGATGCACGCCGCCCACGTGGCCGAGGAGATGAACATCCCAAACGTGATCGTTCCGCCGTACCCCGGGATCAACTCCGCGCTGGGCTGTCTGCTCGTCGATGTCGAACACGATCTCTCGAAGACGTTCGTCGCGAACGCGACCGAAGAGGTTGCCGACGACTTAGCGGAGACGCTCGAAGAGGTCGAGGCCGAGATTCTCGACCGACTGCGCGCCGAGGAGATCGAGGACGACGAGATCCGCCTCGATCACGAGGTCAAGATGCGCTACGCGGGCCAGTGGCGGTCGCTGGCCGTGCCGTGTTCGCTGCCGATCGAGAGTGTTGAGGCAATCCGCGAGCGGTTCCACGAGGAACACGAGCGCGTCTACGCCTACTCGGATCGCGACGCGACCGTCGAGATCTACGGCATCCGCGTCACGGGACGCGGCGTCGTCGAAAAGCCGTCGTTCCCGGAGATCGAATCGGGCGACCTCGAGGACGCCCACCTCGGCACGCGAGAGGTGTACTTCGAATCGGCCGGCGAGTTCGTCGAGACCGACCTCTACCAGCGCGAGCGACTGGGCGCAGGCGAGACGTTCAGCGGCCCCGCGATCGTCGAGCAGATGGACTCCACCGTGGTCGTCCCGCCAGCGGCCGAGGTAGAAGTCGAAGCGACGGGGAACCTGATCATCGAGATATAA
- a CDS encoding hydantoinase B/oxoprolinase family protein yields MSQSNAHTDIDLDPVTFEVLRSSFTNLVDRMAEQIQRTCYSFVIYNRDFSNCLNDAEGNTVMQGSQDIAVHVGTLHYTCKETLEYFEGDINPGDVYIVNDPYLGATHINDVRIMRPVFYDDELIAVTQSNGHWADVGGPSPGSFNIEASSYFAEGLRIPPLKIWDRGEFQEDVANLLVSNMRLSEDRLGDMRAQTEATRIAEKRLLELIDKYGIDTVKTAFDESKNYVERIMRERIRELPNGTWRTQDYIDGDPTEEEGFVTIDVEMTIDDDEVHYDLSGSDEYIGNFLNSTYGTSFSAVIAGTKMFFPDVPLNSGMYRVVDATLPEGTVVNAPEPVPVTGSVAGAYEKVMNAIFEMWSEVLPERAMACAFNLEYLLSGGTDRRPDRDGEEFMWYDWMAGGWGGRDGMDGANATAPVFGAGLAVQSLEGQERDTPLLTSEHSIVTDSAGPGEFRGGCGVRKGGRLLECENSVISYCSDRSRSITWGLNGGLPGIPHGVSLTRDGETEDMGTVFSNRPIEEGDAFVRPSSGGGGFGDPLERDPEAVREDVIDDYVSIERAETDYGVVIDAVDPDLCEYEIDREATEQAREHIRENRESWLEADPESVAERYREGELDQHDLVRQYGVILEWETEELLERTTEQFREMLGRRAAAEWQ; encoded by the coding sequence ATGTCACAATCCAACGCACACACCGATATCGACCTCGACCCGGTCACCTTCGAGGTCCTGCGCAGCTCGTTTACGAACCTCGTCGACCGGATGGCCGAACAGATCCAGCGTACGTGTTACTCCTTCGTGATCTACAACCGCGACTTCAGCAACTGTCTGAACGACGCGGAGGGGAACACCGTGATGCAGGGCTCACAGGACATCGCCGTCCACGTGGGTACCCTCCACTACACCTGCAAGGAGACGCTCGAGTACTTCGAGGGGGACATCAATCCCGGCGACGTCTACATCGTCAACGACCCCTACCTCGGCGCGACCCACATCAACGACGTCCGTATCATGCGGCCGGTGTTCTACGACGACGAACTCATCGCCGTCACGCAGTCGAACGGCCACTGGGCGGACGTGGGCGGGCCGTCGCCGGGCTCGTTCAACATCGAGGCGAGCAGCTACTTCGCGGAGGGGCTACGCATTCCGCCGCTGAAGATCTGGGATCGCGGCGAGTTCCAGGAGGACGTCGCCAACCTGCTGGTGTCGAACATGCGCCTCTCGGAGGACCGCTTGGGCGACATGCGAGCCCAGACCGAGGCGACCAGGATCGCCGAGAAGCGCCTCCTCGAACTCATCGACAAGTACGGCATCGACACCGTCAAGACCGCGTTCGACGAGTCGAAGAACTACGTCGAGCGGATCATGCGCGAGCGGATCCGCGAGTTGCCGAACGGCACGTGGCGAACCCAGGACTACATCGACGGCGACCCCACCGAGGAGGAGGGGTTCGTCACGATCGACGTCGAAATGACGATTGACGACGACGAGGTCCACTACGACCTGTCGGGCTCGGACGAGTACATCGGCAACTTCCTCAACTCCACGTACGGGACGTCGTTCTCCGCGGTGATCGCCGGGACGAAGATGTTCTTCCCGGACGTGCCGCTCAATTCGGGGATGTACCGGGTCGTGGACGCGACGCTTCCCGAGGGAACCGTGGTTAACGCGCCGGAGCCCGTCCCCGTCACCGGCTCGGTCGCGGGGGCCTACGAAAAGGTCATGAACGCCATCTTCGAGATGTGGTCGGAGGTGCTTCCGGAACGGGCGATGGCCTGCGCGTTCAACCTCGAGTATCTGCTCTCGGGCGGCACCGACCGTCGCCCCGACCGCGACGGCGAGGAGTTCATGTGGTACGACTGGATGGCCGGCGGCTGGGGCGGACGGGACGGAATGGACGGCGCGAACGCGACCGCTCCGGTCTTCGGTGCGGGACTGGCCGTCCAGTCGCTCGAGGGACAGGAGCGGGACACGCCGCTGCTGACGAGCGAGCACTCGATCGTCACGGACTCCGCGGGTCCCGGCGAGTTCCGGGGCGGCTGCGGCGTCCGGAAGGGCGGCCGTCTCCTCGAGTGTGAGAACAGCGTGATCTCCTACTGTTCAGATCGGTCCCGATCGATTACGTGGGGGCTCAACGGCGGGCTGCCGGGAATTCCACACGGCGTGTCGCTCACGCGGGACGGCGAAACCGAGGATATGGGGACCGTCTTCTCCAACCGCCCGATCGAGGAGGGCGACGCGTTCGTTCGGCCCTCCTCGGGCGGCGGCGGCTTCGGCGATCCGCTCGAGCGCGACCCCGAGGCAGTCCGTGAGGACGTCATCGACGACTACGTCTCGATCGAACGAGCCGAAACTGACTACGGCGTGGTGATCGACGCCGTCGATCCAGACCTCTGCGAGTACGAGATCGATCGCGAGGCGACGGAGCAAGCACGCGAACACATTCGAGAAAACCGGGAGTCCTGGCTCGAGGCGGACCCCGAATCGGTCGCCGAACGCTACCGCGAGGGCGAACTCGACCAACACGATCTCGTCCGCCAGTACGGCGTCATCCTCGAGTGGGAGACGGAGGAGTTGCTCGAGCGTACGACCGAGCAGTTCCGCGAGATGCTCGGTCGGCGAGCCGCCGCGGAGTGGCAGTAG
- a CDS encoding GNAT family N-acetyltransferase — MSKITIQQLSTDAERREAFPILNELRTHLDEALFEEQYEQMYEEGYRLFGLYEDGEIVAVAGAKTATNFYLGKHAYVYDLVTTESRRSEGFGEQLLSFVHDWAATEGCVAVELESGHWRDEAHRFYTDVLGYEKYCISFKYDLTADDEEG, encoded by the coding sequence ATGAGTAAGATCACCATACAGCAGCTATCGACCGACGCGGAACGGCGCGAGGCGTTCCCGATTCTCAACGAACTGCGGACGCACTTGGACGAGGCGCTGTTCGAAGAACAGTACGAGCAGATGTACGAGGAGGGGTACCGACTGTTCGGTCTCTACGAGGACGGCGAGATCGTCGCCGTCGCGGGGGCCAAAACAGCGACCAACTTCTACCTCGGCAAGCACGCCTACGTCTACGATCTGGTGACCACCGAGTCCCGCCGCTCGGAGGGGTTCGGCGAACAGCTCCTCTCGTTCGTCCACGACTGGGCGGCGACGGAGGGCTGTGTGGCGGTCGAACTCGAGTCGGGCCACTGGCGCGACGAGGCACACCGGTTCTACACCGACGTGCTCGGTTACGAGAAGTACTGCATCTCGTTTAAGTACGATCTCACGGCTGACGACGAGGAGGGGTGA